TTATTTCTCCTCTCTTCGTTTCTTGAGACCATGCTGGACTGGATTCAACACAATCGGTTGTATGATTTAGCTCGACAGGGCGAGCGGCTTACTCCTTGGTGGGGCGTTTTTGGCTTAGGCGTTGTGTTTGTGCTTGTCTCCTCTCTCTTTGCGCTGCCTGTGGAACTGGCGCGGTTTGCTTTAAGCGCCTCTTCAAACCCTTTCTCTTTGGACGCATTGGAAGAAAATGCAAGTCTCACGTTATCACCCTGGCTTTCTGGACTGCTGATGAGCTTGACGCTGGCTCTGTCGTTTGGCGCTCTTATTGCGTTCGTTTGGCTTTGGATTGGGCGCTACGAAAAACGCCCCTTTTTTACCTTGGGATTTGAACGGCACCAAGCGCTCTGGCAGTATGCACGTGGTTTCTTACTTGGCTTGCTCGTGTTTAGCGCTAATGTGGGACTGATGGCGATCTTTGGCTATGTGTCAATTGAAGATAGCGATCCTTCACGGGTTGGACTCTCGGCGCTCCCCAGCGTCTTACTTATCCTTCTGCCCGGCTGGCTCGTTCAAGGTGCAGCAGAAGAAGTGCTCATACGCGGCTGGATGTTGCCAGTCTTGAACGTACGCTATCGCCCTTGGTTAGGAATTTTGCTCTCTTCGCTTTTCTTTGCCCTGATGCACGGTATAAATCCGAATCTAGACCTGCTTGCGCTGTTCAATCTCTTGCTCTATGGTGTGTTTGCAGCGCTGTATGCCTTGCGTGAAGCATCACTCTGGGGCATCTGTGCTTTTCACAGCGCTTGGAATTGGGCGCAGGGCAATCTGTTCGGGCTTGCCGTCAGCGGACAAAATATGGGAGTCGGTACGCTGCTCGATCTCATGGAAGCCGGACCAGACTGGTTTACAGGCGGAGCATTTGGACCTGAAGGCGGAATTGCCTCAACACTTGTGCTGCTCATCTCTATTGTGTGCGTCCTTATGTGGTCTCCTTCTGCTCAAGCAAACCCGTCAGGGTCCTCTGCGACATGAGTGATCACTACGGACGAATGCCCCATGCAGAGACCATCATCGTGAGCACATAGAGCAATGTGCCAAAAGAGTTATACCAAATTGCACGCTCTTTCGGCTCACGGATAAGCAATGCTTGCATGGGCTGCTGCACAAACAGCAAGCCAAGTGCAATGGCTGCAGCAACATACTGGGCTTTGAAGACGAGTATACCAATTGCTGTAACTTGTGCGGCATTCATCACGGCGCAGGCAAGCATGGCAGCACGCTTCTCTCCAAGTTGCACAGGAATCGATTTGACTTTGCGCACTCGATCTCCTACCACCGATTTGAAGTCGTTTAGCGTCATAATGCCATGAGCACCGAGTGAAAAAATTAGCGCCATTGCAATAGATTCTTGACTGGGTAAGCCTTTTGTCAGTGAAAAACTGCCCGTAAGCCAAGCCACCCCCTCGTAAGCGATACCCACAACAAGGTTGCCATACCAGCCATTATTCTTGGCGCGCAGCGGCGGTCCAGAATAGACATGCGAAAGCAGCACGCTCACAAAAGAAATCACAAGCACATAAGGGTGAATCCAGTACGAGATGATAAACGCTAACCCAATCAGTGTGAAGGTTACAATCCAGCTAGCTGACTTCGAGATAAGTCCCGCCGGAATCGGTCGATCAGGTTCGTTGATGGCGTCGACCTCACGATCGAAATAATCGTTCATGGTTTGCGACATGGCGCACATGAGCGGCCCTGCCAAAATCAATCCAGCCAGCACAATTTGCCATTGCTCGAGCAAGTTGGCGCCTGTGGAGACGGCACCGCACAGAAACGCCCACATTGGTGGAAACCATGTAACCGGTTTCATCAGGCGTGGAATGGCAGAGAGCTCTAAACGCCAGCCCTCGCGGTTGACGTTATCAAGTGCCAGTTGAATTTTGCGAAGTTTTTCATCATCAATGCCTGCGCGCTCCATTTCTAACCGCAGGGCTTGACGCGCATCTTCCGAAAGCGCTGGGAGCGATTCTAATGTTGAAGAACTCATAGTTTGATGCTGGCGCAAAAGAGCGTAAAAAACTTATTGAACTGATTTTCGTACCCAAATATACTTTACACATTCTGAAAATGCCCAGCATGGATTTGCTCCACAGTTTGATTTGAGCCAGAGAGCACATATTGGTGTAGCACCTGCGCAAAGGCTGGCGTATCTTCCAGCATCGGCAAATGCCCCAGCGACGGAAACCGCACAAACGTTGTAGGTGCAGCCGAATGTGCCTTGCGTTTTTCAAACAGTGTGCTCATGCCTACGGGCGGAATGGTCTTGTCCTTATCACCTACAATCAAGCACATTGGCGCCTCTGCCGTGAGCAAGTTCTTGATGTAGTGCAGCGAAATATCATAGCGCAGCGAGAAGGTGCCTACCGCCGTGGCCGCTTCATCATCGACGGTTAGAAAATCTTCAATCAGAACCTCTGCATACTCTCGTGGAATCGGACGCGCCGTCGCTTTTGCCACAAACGCCCGCTTGAGTGGCTCAAGCTGAAAGAGTTTCTTGGCTTTCATCGTGGCATGAATAAAAGCACTAAGCATCTTTAACTGAAAGCGCAAGTCAACTGCACCGTATTCGAAAATACCGCAGGCGATAATTGTCAAGCTCGTGGCACGCCGACGCTGACGCTGAAAGACTTCTGCGGCAACCATCGCACCCATTGAGTGCCCAACAATATGCAGCGGCGCATCTTTGCCCAGTTGCAGGTGCTCAATCAGCGCCTCCGCTTCTTCAGCAAAACCCTCAATCGTAAACGGTGGTCGCTTGTCCCGAAAACGTGTGCGCCCCGTGCCAGCCTGGTCAAACGTGATGCTGCGTGCCTCCGTACGCAACGCCTCAACCGTCGGCTGCCAGTAGCGCCCCGACAACGCCCAGCCGTTGATAAACAAAATCGCCGGCTTATGACGATGCTCCGCAAATCGCTCAGCACTATCCTCGTAGTAGAGCTCGCATCGCCCTATTGATAGTCTGTTCATAGTCTTCTCCTTAATGTTCTCACACTTTGAATTATGCTATGAACCCATGCCCCAACGCCGAAGCCTTCATGCCCATCGCTCAATTAGCGACGCTAAACGCCGTAAAGGCGGCGTGTCAGCAATCACAAAATAAAAATTCACATAGTACGTTTGCAGCACCGTGTGACTTAGCGACCTTGATCGAATCAAGGCTAACACATCGCGCCAACGCCAATACCAAAAGTCCGTGATGTAGAATAAAAATCCCATCTTTCTCAAAGGTTAAAACTTCCTTGATGAACTCTCACTCTGACTGCTCTTCGTACTGCCTCAAAAGAAAATTTAATGAAATTTCGCTCACACATCAAGTTCAGTGCCGCACATGGTGTGCTTGTCGCACCGCCTTGAGCAGCTCTCTTGCACAAAAAATCAAATGACTTATCCTGTTGTTTTTTGTTTCACCGATAGGCTAACCTTGTTAGGCGATTTGCCGTATCTTTGCCTATGAACAGCAGTTAGCACTTGCAACCAGAACTTCTCAGTCTACTCTTGCGTATTGAAGCTTCGCTATGCAACAGTTGTTCTTCGTGCTAAAATTAAATCGACCACATCGACCGTCTCGACCATGAAATCAAGAGTTGTTATTTTTAGCGGCGCAGGACTTTCAGCTGAAAGCGGCATCCCCACCTTTCGTGATAGCGGCGGCTTATGGGAAAATTACGCCATCGAAGACGTGGCAACACCTGAAGGCTGGCAGCGCAATCCGCAACTCGTGCTCGACTTCTACGCCGCTCGCTTCAACACCTATCAAGCCTGCAAACCTAACGCCGCACATTATGCCATCGCAGCGCTCGAAAAAAAGTATGAGGTCATCAACATTACCCAAAACATCGATAACCTGCTT
The genomic region above belongs to [Chlorobium] sp. 445 and contains:
- a CDS encoding CPBP family intramembrane metalloprotease domain-containing protein — its product is MLDWIQHNRLYDLARQGERLTPWWGVFGLGVVFVLVSSLFALPVELARFALSASSNPFSLDALEENASLTLSPWLSGLLMSLTLALSFGALIAFVWLWIGRYEKRPFFTLGFERHQALWQYARGFLLGLLVFSANVGLMAIFGYVSIEDSDPSRVGLSALPSVLLILLPGWLVQGAAEEVLIRGWMLPVLNVRYRPWLGILLSSLFFALMHGINPNLDLLALFNLLLYGVFAALYALREASLWGICAFHSAWNWAQGNLFGLAVSGQNMGVGTLLDLMEAGPDWFTGGAFGPEGGIASTLVLLISIVCVLMWSPSAQANPSGSSAT
- a CDS encoding bacteriochlorophyll/chlorophyll a synthase; the encoded protein is MSSSTLESLPALSEDARQALRLEMERAGIDDEKLRKIQLALDNVNREGWRLELSAIPRLMKPVTWFPPMWAFLCGAVSTGANLLEQWQIVLAGLILAGPLMCAMSQTMNDYFDREVDAINEPDRPIPAGLISKSASWIVTFTLIGLAFIISYWIHPYVLVISFVSVLLSHVYSGPPLRAKNNGWYGNLVVGIAYEGVAWLTGSFSLTKGLPSQESIAMALIFSLGAHGIMTLNDFKSVVGDRVRKVKSIPVQLGEKRAAMLACAVMNAAQVTAIGILVFKAQYVAAAIALGLLFVQQPMQALLIREPKERAIWYNSFGTLLYVLTMMVSAWGIRP
- a CDS encoding alpha/beta hydrolase codes for the protein MNRLSIGRCELYYEDSAERFAEHRHKPAILFINGWALSGRYWQPTVEALRTEARSITFDQAGTGRTRFRDKRPPFTIEGFAEEAEALIEHLQLGKDAPLHIVGHSMGAMVAAEVFQRQRRRATSLTIIACGIFEYGAVDLRFQLKMLSAFIHATMKAKKLFQLEPLKRAFVAKATARPIPREYAEVLIEDFLTVDDEAATAVGTFSLRYDISLHYIKNLLTAEAPMCLIVGDKDKTIPPVGMSTLFEKRKAHSAAPTTFVRFPSLGHLPMLEDTPAFAQVLHQYVLSGSNQTVEQIHAGHFQNV